In a genomic window of Ipomoea triloba cultivar NCNSP0323 chromosome 3, ASM357664v1:
- the LOC116013245 gene encoding toll-like receptor 13 isoform X2, producing the protein MGGVCSWKREYYYADENPNRRGVSGRYFKSRSSKWMWMMASAFFPPVVDCQSPRGGRSTCPSLMELCIHKIREDVSKFGSFSVLPRDVSQLIFNDLVYSRYLSAYSIEAFRDCALQDMLLKEYPGIKDSWIDVVSSQGSSLLSLDISSSEVTDYSLFLLKNCSSLQALTFDYCDLITEKGFKQISGFQKLTCLGFKNSTALTAEGMQCLSSLVNLVKLDLERCPRIHGGLVHIEGLTRLESLTIRCCKCIVDSDMKSLAGLVNLKQLQTPCVNITDSGVFYLKGLRKLVLLNMEGCHITAACLDYLSDLPSLQYLNLCRSSLKDAGCEKFSTLGNLEVLNIGYNDITDECLTHLQGLTKLESLNLDSCRIGDDGLANLAGLVNLKNLELSDNKIESDGIQHLSGLTNLEDLNLSFTLVTEDGLRNLSGLRSLKSLNLDIRQITDSGLAALTGLTGLTHLDLFGAQITDSGTKYLQCMLSVLLHPITICFERFHRFQCRMKLPFWVQFAFVLEITNLHCFEKKVILSGVGRIHLGKKKSKNGLNTQTSCVEFHKFFMFPLDFKNLHSLDICGGGLTDDGVKNLKHLSSLTVLNLSQNLDLTDKTLEHLSGLTGLVSLNVSNSRITNDGLQHLRPLKSLRSLSLESCSVTAEELKKLQLSALPNLVKFRPEL; encoded by the exons ATGGGTGGTGTTTGTTCCTGGAAGAGAGAGTACTACTATGCTGATGAAAATCCCAACAGAAGAGGCGTCTCCGGGAGATACTTTAAAAGCCGGAGTTCCAAGTGGATGTGGATGATGGCATCCGCTTTCTTTCCGCCTGTTGTGGATTGTCAAAGTCCTAGAGGAGGAAGAAGCACTTGTCCATCCCTTATGGAGTTGTGCATTCACAAAATCCGAGAG GATGTTAGCAAATTCGGTTCCTTTTCCGTCTTGCCAAGGGATGTCAGCCAGCTGATATTCAATGACCTAGTTTATTCTCGCTATCTTTCTGCCTACTCGATTGAAGCTTTCAGAGACTGTGCCCTGCAG GATATGTTGCTCAAAGAGTATCCGGGAATCAAAGATAGTTGGATTGATGTCGTCTCTTCACAAGGCTCATCCTTACTCTCTCTCGATATTTCGAGCTCTGAGGTCACGGATTATTCATTGTTTCTCCTCAAGAATTGCTCAAGCCTCCAAGCTTTAACTTTTGATTATTGTGATCTAATTACTGAAAAAGGGTTCAAGCAAATCAGCG GTTTCCAAAAGTTGACGTGTTTGGGTTTTAAAAATAGCACGGCCCTTACCGCTGAAGGAATGCAGTGTTTGTCCAGCTTAGTTAATTTGGTTAAGTTGGACCTGGAGAGGTGCCCTCGAATCCACGGAGGACTTGTTCATATTGAAG GTTTAACCAGACTTGAATCTCTCACTATCAGATGTTGTAAATGCATAGTGGATTCAGACATGAAATCTCTTGCAG GCCTCGTCAATTTGAAGCAATTGCAGACTCCCTGTGTCAACATAACTGATTCCGGGGTGTTCTATTTGAAAG GCTTGAGAAAGCTCGTTTTGTTAAACATGGAGGGCTGCCACATCACTGCTGCATGTTTGGATTATCTTTCAG ATCTTCCTTCACTTCAATATCTCAACCTATGTAGATCCTCCCTGAAGGATGCGGGCTGTGAGAAATTTTCGA CACTGGGCAATTTGGAGGTGTTAAACATAGGATATAATGATATCACGGATGAATGTTTGACCCATCTACAAG GATTAACGAAGTTAGAAAGCCTGAACTTGGATTCTTGTAGGATTGGAGATGATGGGCTCGCTAATTTAGCAG GCCTCGTCAACTTGAAGAATTTGGAGCTATCAGATAATAAAATTGAAAGCGATGGGATTCAGCATCTTTCAG GTTTGACAAATTTGGAGGATCTTAATCTATCATTCACCTTAGTAACCGAGGATGGCTTGAGGAATTTGTCTGGATTAAGGTCTCTCAAGTCGCTTAATCTGGACATTCGCCAGATTACCGACTCCGGGCTTGCTGCACTTACTG GGTTAACCGGATTAACTCACCTGGATCTTTTTGGGGCTCAAATAACGGATTCTGGGACTAAATATTTGCAATGTATGTTAAGTGTTCTTTTGCACCCCATTACTATCTGCTTTGAACGGTTCCATAGGTTTCAGTGTCGAATGAAACTCCCGTTTTGGGTTCAATTCGCATTCGTTCTTGAAATTACTAATCTGCAttgttttgaaaagaaagttATCCTGTCAGGGGTTGGAAGGATCcatttgggaaaaaaaaaatcaaaaaatggTTTAAACACCCAAACCTCCTGTGTAGAATTTCATAAATTCTTTATGTTTCCATTAGATTTCAAAAATCTCCACTCACTCGACATCTGTGGTGGCGGGTTAACCGACGATGGCGTCAAGAATTTGAAACATCTTTCGTCCTTGACGGTACTAAACCTATCACAGAATCTCGACCTGACAGATAAGACCTTAGAACACTTGTCAG GGCTTACAGGGTTGGTGTCTCTAAACGTGTCGAATTCTCGAATCACCAACGATGGCCTGCAGCATCTGAGGCCGTTAAAGAGCCTGCGCTCGCTTTCTTTAGAATCGTGCAGTGTGACAGCGGAGGAGCTCAAGAAGCTTCAGCTGAGCGCCCTCCCGAACCTCGTGAAATTTCGTCCCGAGCTCTGA
- the LOC116013245 gene encoding toll-like receptor 13 isoform X4 produces MGGVCSWKREYYYADENPNRRGVSGRYFKSRSSKWMWMMASAFFPPVVDCQSPRGGRSTCPSLMELCIHKIREDVSKFGSFSVLPRDVSQLIFNDLVYSRYLSAYSIEAFRDCALQDMLLKEYPGIKDSWIDVVSSQGSSLLSLDISSSEVTDYSLFLLKNCSSLQALTFDYCDLITEKGFKQISGFQKLTCLGFKNSTALTAEGMQCLSSLVNLVKLDLERCPRIHGGLVHIEGLTRLESLTIRCCKCIVDSDMKSLAGLVNLKQLQTPCVNITDSGVFYLKGLRKLVLLNMEGCHITAACLDYLSDLPSLQYLNLCRSSLKDAGCEKFSTALGNLEVLNIGYNDITDECLTHLQGLTKLESLNLDSCRIGDDGLANLAGLVNLKNLELSDNKIESDGIQHLSGLTNLEDLNLSFTLVTEDGLRNLSGLRSLKSLNLDIRQITDSGLAALTGLTGLTHLDLFGAQITDSGTKYLQYFKNLHSLDICGGGLTDDGVKNLKHLSSLTVLNLSQNLDLTDKTLEHLSGLTGLVSLNVSNSRITNDGLQHLRPLKSLRSLSLESCSVTAEELKKLQLSALPNLVKFRPEL; encoded by the exons ATGGGTGGTGTTTGTTCCTGGAAGAGAGAGTACTACTATGCTGATGAAAATCCCAACAGAAGAGGCGTCTCCGGGAGATACTTTAAAAGCCGGAGTTCCAAGTGGATGTGGATGATGGCATCCGCTTTCTTTCCGCCTGTTGTGGATTGTCAAAGTCCTAGAGGAGGAAGAAGCACTTGTCCATCCCTTATGGAGTTGTGCATTCACAAAATCCGAGAG GATGTTAGCAAATTCGGTTCCTTTTCCGTCTTGCCAAGGGATGTCAGCCAGCTGATATTCAATGACCTAGTTTATTCTCGCTATCTTTCTGCCTACTCGATTGAAGCTTTCAGAGACTGTGCCCTGCAG GATATGTTGCTCAAAGAGTATCCGGGAATCAAAGATAGTTGGATTGATGTCGTCTCTTCACAAGGCTCATCCTTACTCTCTCTCGATATTTCGAGCTCTGAGGTCACGGATTATTCATTGTTTCTCCTCAAGAATTGCTCAAGCCTCCAAGCTTTAACTTTTGATTATTGTGATCTAATTACTGAAAAAGGGTTCAAGCAAATCAGCG GTTTCCAAAAGTTGACGTGTTTGGGTTTTAAAAATAGCACGGCCCTTACCGCTGAAGGAATGCAGTGTTTGTCCAGCTTAGTTAATTTGGTTAAGTTGGACCTGGAGAGGTGCCCTCGAATCCACGGAGGACTTGTTCATATTGAAG GTTTAACCAGACTTGAATCTCTCACTATCAGATGTTGTAAATGCATAGTGGATTCAGACATGAAATCTCTTGCAG GCCTCGTCAATTTGAAGCAATTGCAGACTCCCTGTGTCAACATAACTGATTCCGGGGTGTTCTATTTGAAAG GCTTGAGAAAGCTCGTTTTGTTAAACATGGAGGGCTGCCACATCACTGCTGCATGTTTGGATTATCTTTCAG ATCTTCCTTCACTTCAATATCTCAACCTATGTAGATCCTCCCTGAAGGATGCGGGCTGTGAGAAATTTTCGA CAGCACTGGGCAATTTGGAGGTGTTAAACATAGGATATAATGATATCACGGATGAATGTTTGACCCATCTACAAG GATTAACGAAGTTAGAAAGCCTGAACTTGGATTCTTGTAGGATTGGAGATGATGGGCTCGCTAATTTAGCAG GCCTCGTCAACTTGAAGAATTTGGAGCTATCAGATAATAAAATTGAAAGCGATGGGATTCAGCATCTTTCAG GTTTGACAAATTTGGAGGATCTTAATCTATCATTCACCTTAGTAACCGAGGATGGCTTGAGGAATTTGTCTGGATTAAGGTCTCTCAAGTCGCTTAATCTGGACATTCGCCAGATTACCGACTCCGGGCTTGCTGCACTTACTG GGTTAACCGGATTAACTCACCTGGATCTTTTTGGGGCTCAAATAACGGATTCTGGGACTAAATATTTGCAAT ATTTCAAAAATCTCCACTCACTCGACATCTGTGGTGGCGGGTTAACCGACGATGGCGTCAAGAATTTGAAACATCTTTCGTCCTTGACGGTACTAAACCTATCACAGAATCTCGACCTGACAGATAAGACCTTAGAACACTTGTCAG GGCTTACAGGGTTGGTGTCTCTAAACGTGTCGAATTCTCGAATCACCAACGATGGCCTGCAGCATCTGAGGCCGTTAAAGAGCCTGCGCTCGCTTTCTTTAGAATCGTGCAGTGTGACAGCGGAGGAGCTCAAGAAGCTTCAGCTGAGCGCCCTCCCGAACCTCGTGAAATTTCGTCCCGAGCTCTGA
- the LOC116013245 gene encoding toll-like receptor 13 isoform X3, producing the protein MFIHSWDVSKFGSFSVLPRDVSQLIFNDLVYSRYLSAYSIEAFRDCALQDMLLKEYPGIKDSWIDVVSSQGSSLLSLDISSSEVTDYSLFLLKNCSSLQALTFDYCDLITEKGFKQISGFQKLTCLGFKNSTALTAEGMQCLSSLVNLVKLDLERCPRIHGGLVHIEGLTRLESLTIRCCKCIVDSDMKSLAGLVNLKQLQTPCVNITDSGVFYLKGLRKLVLLNMEGCHITAACLDYLSDLPSLQYLNLCRSSLKDAGCEKFSTALGNLEVLNIGYNDITDECLTHLQGLTKLESLNLDSCRIGDDGLANLAGLVNLKNLELSDNKIESDGIQHLSGLTNLEDLNLSFTLVTEDGLRNLSGLRSLKSLNLDIRQITDSGLAALTGLTGLTHLDLFGAQITDSGTKYLQCMLSVLLHPITICFERFHRFQCRMKLPFWVQFAFVLEITNLHCFEKKVILSGVGRIHLGKKKSKNGLNTQTSCVEFHKFFMFPLDFKNLHSLDICGGGLTDDGVKNLKHLSSLTVLNLSQNLDLTDKTLEHLSGLTGLVSLNVSNSRITNDGLQHLRPLKSLRSLSLESCSVTAEELKKLQLSALPNLVKFRPEL; encoded by the exons ATGTTTATACATTCTTGG GATGTTAGCAAATTCGGTTCCTTTTCCGTCTTGCCAAGGGATGTCAGCCAGCTGATATTCAATGACCTAGTTTATTCTCGCTATCTTTCTGCCTACTCGATTGAAGCTTTCAGAGACTGTGCCCTGCAG GATATGTTGCTCAAAGAGTATCCGGGAATCAAAGATAGTTGGATTGATGTCGTCTCTTCACAAGGCTCATCCTTACTCTCTCTCGATATTTCGAGCTCTGAGGTCACGGATTATTCATTGTTTCTCCTCAAGAATTGCTCAAGCCTCCAAGCTTTAACTTTTGATTATTGTGATCTAATTACTGAAAAAGGGTTCAAGCAAATCAGCG GTTTCCAAAAGTTGACGTGTTTGGGTTTTAAAAATAGCACGGCCCTTACCGCTGAAGGAATGCAGTGTTTGTCCAGCTTAGTTAATTTGGTTAAGTTGGACCTGGAGAGGTGCCCTCGAATCCACGGAGGACTTGTTCATATTGAAG GTTTAACCAGACTTGAATCTCTCACTATCAGATGTTGTAAATGCATAGTGGATTCAGACATGAAATCTCTTGCAG GCCTCGTCAATTTGAAGCAATTGCAGACTCCCTGTGTCAACATAACTGATTCCGGGGTGTTCTATTTGAAAG GCTTGAGAAAGCTCGTTTTGTTAAACATGGAGGGCTGCCACATCACTGCTGCATGTTTGGATTATCTTTCAG ATCTTCCTTCACTTCAATATCTCAACCTATGTAGATCCTCCCTGAAGGATGCGGGCTGTGAGAAATTTTCGA CAGCACTGGGCAATTTGGAGGTGTTAAACATAGGATATAATGATATCACGGATGAATGTTTGACCCATCTACAAG GATTAACGAAGTTAGAAAGCCTGAACTTGGATTCTTGTAGGATTGGAGATGATGGGCTCGCTAATTTAGCAG GCCTCGTCAACTTGAAGAATTTGGAGCTATCAGATAATAAAATTGAAAGCGATGGGATTCAGCATCTTTCAG GTTTGACAAATTTGGAGGATCTTAATCTATCATTCACCTTAGTAACCGAGGATGGCTTGAGGAATTTGTCTGGATTAAGGTCTCTCAAGTCGCTTAATCTGGACATTCGCCAGATTACCGACTCCGGGCTTGCTGCACTTACTG GGTTAACCGGATTAACTCACCTGGATCTTTTTGGGGCTCAAATAACGGATTCTGGGACTAAATATTTGCAATGTATGTTAAGTGTTCTTTTGCACCCCATTACTATCTGCTTTGAACGGTTCCATAGGTTTCAGTGTCGAATGAAACTCCCGTTTTGGGTTCAATTCGCATTCGTTCTTGAAATTACTAATCTGCAttgttttgaaaagaaagttATCCTGTCAGGGGTTGGAAGGATCcatttgggaaaaaaaaaatcaaaaaatggTTTAAACACCCAAACCTCCTGTGTAGAATTTCATAAATTCTTTATGTTTCCATTAGATTTCAAAAATCTCCACTCACTCGACATCTGTGGTGGCGGGTTAACCGACGATGGCGTCAAGAATTTGAAACATCTTTCGTCCTTGACGGTACTAAACCTATCACAGAATCTCGACCTGACAGATAAGACCTTAGAACACTTGTCAG GGCTTACAGGGTTGGTGTCTCTAAACGTGTCGAATTCTCGAATCACCAACGATGGCCTGCAGCATCTGAGGCCGTTAAAGAGCCTGCGCTCGCTTTCTTTAGAATCGTGCAGTGTGACAGCGGAGGAGCTCAAGAAGCTTCAGCTGAGCGCCCTCCCGAACCTCGTGAAATTTCGTCCCGAGCTCTGA
- the LOC116013245 gene encoding toll-like receptor 13 isoform X5, with translation MGGVCSWKREYYYADENPNRRGVSGRYFKSRSSKWMWMMASAFFPPVVDCQSPRGGRSTCPSLMELCIHKIREDVSKFGSFSVLPRDVSQLIFNDLVYSRYLSAYSIEAFRDCALQDMLLKEYPGIKDSWIDVVSSQGSSLLSLDISSSEVTDYSLFLLKNCSSLQALTFDYCDLITEKGFKQISGFQKLTCLGFKNSTALTAEGMQCLSSLVNLVKLDLERCPRIHGGLVHIEGLTRLESLTIRCCKCIVDSDMKSLAGLVNLKQLQTPCVNITDSGVFYLKGLRKLVLLNMEGCHITAACLDYLSDLPSLQYLNLCRSSLKDAGCEKFSTLGNLEVLNIGYNDITDECLTHLQGLTKLESLNLDSCRIGDDGLANLAGLVNLKNLELSDNKIESDGIQHLSGLTNLEDLNLSFTLVTEDGLRNLSGLRSLKSLNLDIRQITDSGLAALTGLTGLTHLDLFGAQITDSGTKYLQYFKNLHSLDICGGGLTDDGVKNLKHLSSLTVLNLSQNLDLTDKTLEHLSGLTGLVSLNVSNSRITNDGLQHLRPLKSLRSLSLESCSVTAEELKKLQLSALPNLVKFRPEL, from the exons ATGGGTGGTGTTTGTTCCTGGAAGAGAGAGTACTACTATGCTGATGAAAATCCCAACAGAAGAGGCGTCTCCGGGAGATACTTTAAAAGCCGGAGTTCCAAGTGGATGTGGATGATGGCATCCGCTTTCTTTCCGCCTGTTGTGGATTGTCAAAGTCCTAGAGGAGGAAGAAGCACTTGTCCATCCCTTATGGAGTTGTGCATTCACAAAATCCGAGAG GATGTTAGCAAATTCGGTTCCTTTTCCGTCTTGCCAAGGGATGTCAGCCAGCTGATATTCAATGACCTAGTTTATTCTCGCTATCTTTCTGCCTACTCGATTGAAGCTTTCAGAGACTGTGCCCTGCAG GATATGTTGCTCAAAGAGTATCCGGGAATCAAAGATAGTTGGATTGATGTCGTCTCTTCACAAGGCTCATCCTTACTCTCTCTCGATATTTCGAGCTCTGAGGTCACGGATTATTCATTGTTTCTCCTCAAGAATTGCTCAAGCCTCCAAGCTTTAACTTTTGATTATTGTGATCTAATTACTGAAAAAGGGTTCAAGCAAATCAGCG GTTTCCAAAAGTTGACGTGTTTGGGTTTTAAAAATAGCACGGCCCTTACCGCTGAAGGAATGCAGTGTTTGTCCAGCTTAGTTAATTTGGTTAAGTTGGACCTGGAGAGGTGCCCTCGAATCCACGGAGGACTTGTTCATATTGAAG GTTTAACCAGACTTGAATCTCTCACTATCAGATGTTGTAAATGCATAGTGGATTCAGACATGAAATCTCTTGCAG GCCTCGTCAATTTGAAGCAATTGCAGACTCCCTGTGTCAACATAACTGATTCCGGGGTGTTCTATTTGAAAG GCTTGAGAAAGCTCGTTTTGTTAAACATGGAGGGCTGCCACATCACTGCTGCATGTTTGGATTATCTTTCAG ATCTTCCTTCACTTCAATATCTCAACCTATGTAGATCCTCCCTGAAGGATGCGGGCTGTGAGAAATTTTCGA CACTGGGCAATTTGGAGGTGTTAAACATAGGATATAATGATATCACGGATGAATGTTTGACCCATCTACAAG GATTAACGAAGTTAGAAAGCCTGAACTTGGATTCTTGTAGGATTGGAGATGATGGGCTCGCTAATTTAGCAG GCCTCGTCAACTTGAAGAATTTGGAGCTATCAGATAATAAAATTGAAAGCGATGGGATTCAGCATCTTTCAG GTTTGACAAATTTGGAGGATCTTAATCTATCATTCACCTTAGTAACCGAGGATGGCTTGAGGAATTTGTCTGGATTAAGGTCTCTCAAGTCGCTTAATCTGGACATTCGCCAGATTACCGACTCCGGGCTTGCTGCACTTACTG GGTTAACCGGATTAACTCACCTGGATCTTTTTGGGGCTCAAATAACGGATTCTGGGACTAAATATTTGCAAT ATTTCAAAAATCTCCACTCACTCGACATCTGTGGTGGCGGGTTAACCGACGATGGCGTCAAGAATTTGAAACATCTTTCGTCCTTGACGGTACTAAACCTATCACAGAATCTCGACCTGACAGATAAGACCTTAGAACACTTGTCAG GGCTTACAGGGTTGGTGTCTCTAAACGTGTCGAATTCTCGAATCACCAACGATGGCCTGCAGCATCTGAGGCCGTTAAAGAGCCTGCGCTCGCTTTCTTTAGAATCGTGCAGTGTGACAGCGGAGGAGCTCAAGAAGCTTCAGCTGAGCGCCCTCCCGAACCTCGTGAAATTTCGTCCCGAGCTCTGA
- the LOC116013245 gene encoding toll-like receptor 13 isoform X1, whose protein sequence is MGGVCSWKREYYYADENPNRRGVSGRYFKSRSSKWMWMMASAFFPPVVDCQSPRGGRSTCPSLMELCIHKIREDVSKFGSFSVLPRDVSQLIFNDLVYSRYLSAYSIEAFRDCALQDMLLKEYPGIKDSWIDVVSSQGSSLLSLDISSSEVTDYSLFLLKNCSSLQALTFDYCDLITEKGFKQISGFQKLTCLGFKNSTALTAEGMQCLSSLVNLVKLDLERCPRIHGGLVHIEGLTRLESLTIRCCKCIVDSDMKSLAGLVNLKQLQTPCVNITDSGVFYLKGLRKLVLLNMEGCHITAACLDYLSDLPSLQYLNLCRSSLKDAGCEKFSTALGNLEVLNIGYNDITDECLTHLQGLTKLESLNLDSCRIGDDGLANLAGLVNLKNLELSDNKIESDGIQHLSGLTNLEDLNLSFTLVTEDGLRNLSGLRSLKSLNLDIRQITDSGLAALTGLTGLTHLDLFGAQITDSGTKYLQCMLSVLLHPITICFERFHRFQCRMKLPFWVQFAFVLEITNLHCFEKKVILSGVGRIHLGKKKSKNGLNTQTSCVEFHKFFMFPLDFKNLHSLDICGGGLTDDGVKNLKHLSSLTVLNLSQNLDLTDKTLEHLSGLTGLVSLNVSNSRITNDGLQHLRPLKSLRSLSLESCSVTAEELKKLQLSALPNLVKFRPEL, encoded by the exons ATGGGTGGTGTTTGTTCCTGGAAGAGAGAGTACTACTATGCTGATGAAAATCCCAACAGAAGAGGCGTCTCCGGGAGATACTTTAAAAGCCGGAGTTCCAAGTGGATGTGGATGATGGCATCCGCTTTCTTTCCGCCTGTTGTGGATTGTCAAAGTCCTAGAGGAGGAAGAAGCACTTGTCCATCCCTTATGGAGTTGTGCATTCACAAAATCCGAGAG GATGTTAGCAAATTCGGTTCCTTTTCCGTCTTGCCAAGGGATGTCAGCCAGCTGATATTCAATGACCTAGTTTATTCTCGCTATCTTTCTGCCTACTCGATTGAAGCTTTCAGAGACTGTGCCCTGCAG GATATGTTGCTCAAAGAGTATCCGGGAATCAAAGATAGTTGGATTGATGTCGTCTCTTCACAAGGCTCATCCTTACTCTCTCTCGATATTTCGAGCTCTGAGGTCACGGATTATTCATTGTTTCTCCTCAAGAATTGCTCAAGCCTCCAAGCTTTAACTTTTGATTATTGTGATCTAATTACTGAAAAAGGGTTCAAGCAAATCAGCG GTTTCCAAAAGTTGACGTGTTTGGGTTTTAAAAATAGCACGGCCCTTACCGCTGAAGGAATGCAGTGTTTGTCCAGCTTAGTTAATTTGGTTAAGTTGGACCTGGAGAGGTGCCCTCGAATCCACGGAGGACTTGTTCATATTGAAG GTTTAACCAGACTTGAATCTCTCACTATCAGATGTTGTAAATGCATAGTGGATTCAGACATGAAATCTCTTGCAG GCCTCGTCAATTTGAAGCAATTGCAGACTCCCTGTGTCAACATAACTGATTCCGGGGTGTTCTATTTGAAAG GCTTGAGAAAGCTCGTTTTGTTAAACATGGAGGGCTGCCACATCACTGCTGCATGTTTGGATTATCTTTCAG ATCTTCCTTCACTTCAATATCTCAACCTATGTAGATCCTCCCTGAAGGATGCGGGCTGTGAGAAATTTTCGA CAGCACTGGGCAATTTGGAGGTGTTAAACATAGGATATAATGATATCACGGATGAATGTTTGACCCATCTACAAG GATTAACGAAGTTAGAAAGCCTGAACTTGGATTCTTGTAGGATTGGAGATGATGGGCTCGCTAATTTAGCAG GCCTCGTCAACTTGAAGAATTTGGAGCTATCAGATAATAAAATTGAAAGCGATGGGATTCAGCATCTTTCAG GTTTGACAAATTTGGAGGATCTTAATCTATCATTCACCTTAGTAACCGAGGATGGCTTGAGGAATTTGTCTGGATTAAGGTCTCTCAAGTCGCTTAATCTGGACATTCGCCAGATTACCGACTCCGGGCTTGCTGCACTTACTG GGTTAACCGGATTAACTCACCTGGATCTTTTTGGGGCTCAAATAACGGATTCTGGGACTAAATATTTGCAATGTATGTTAAGTGTTCTTTTGCACCCCATTACTATCTGCTTTGAACGGTTCCATAGGTTTCAGTGTCGAATGAAACTCCCGTTTTGGGTTCAATTCGCATTCGTTCTTGAAATTACTAATCTGCAttgttttgaaaagaaagttATCCTGTCAGGGGTTGGAAGGATCcatttgggaaaaaaaaaatcaaaaaatggTTTAAACACCCAAACCTCCTGTGTAGAATTTCATAAATTCTTTATGTTTCCATTAGATTTCAAAAATCTCCACTCACTCGACATCTGTGGTGGCGGGTTAACCGACGATGGCGTCAAGAATTTGAAACATCTTTCGTCCTTGACGGTACTAAACCTATCACAGAATCTCGACCTGACAGATAAGACCTTAGAACACTTGTCAG GGCTTACAGGGTTGGTGTCTCTAAACGTGTCGAATTCTCGAATCACCAACGATGGCCTGCAGCATCTGAGGCCGTTAAAGAGCCTGCGCTCGCTTTCTTTAGAATCGTGCAGTGTGACAGCGGAGGAGCTCAAGAAGCTTCAGCTGAGCGCCCTCCCGAACCTCGTGAAATTTCGTCCCGAGCTCTGA